The Doryrhamphus excisus isolate RoL2022-K1 chromosome 1, RoL_Dexc_1.0, whole genome shotgun sequence genome includes a window with the following:
- the hdhd3 gene encoding haloacid dehalogenase-like hydrolase domain-containing protein 3 gives MRAPVRWVLWDVKDTLLKVRSSVGQQYCDEAKRMGLSLSPVEVDAAFRQAYRHHSSTFPNYGIAQGLDGRSWWKAVVKATFSQCKVCDPALLDTMALNLYQNFSNAENWEVFPDAKTALESCSSLGLHLGVVSNFDNRLEAILRGCGLLSHFSFLVTSEGAGVEKPNAAIFDQALLKCGVPAASVAHVGDHYVKDYLTSRSVGIHGFLLDRKNEFDQRDIPKEHRLSSLDELPARLKQHMDEC, from the exons ATGCGTGCTCCTGTGCGGTGGGTGCTATGGGACGTGAAAGACACACTGCTGAAGGTGCGTTCCTCAGTGGGACAGCAGTATTGCGATGAGGCCAAACGAATGGGCCTAAGCCTCAGTCCCGTGGAGGTAGACGCTGCTTTCCGGCAGGCGTATCGACATCATTCCAGCACATTCCCAAACTACGGCATCGCTCAGGGACTGGATGGACGGTCTTGGTGGAAAGCGGTGGTGAAGGCCACCTTCTCTCAGTGCAAGGTGTGTGACCCGGCCCTGCTGGATACAATGGCCCTCAATCTCTACCAGAACTTCAGCAATGCAGAGAACTGGGAG gTATTTCCAGACGCAAAGACGGCTCTGGAGAGCTGTTCCTCGCTAGGACTGCATCTGGGAGTGGTTTCAAACTTTGACAACCGCCTTGAAGCCATTTTACGCGGTTGTGGGCTGCTTTCTCACTTCAGCTTTCTGGTGACATCAGAGGGAGCAGGCGTGGAGAAGCCCAATGCGGCCATCTTTGATCAGGCGTTGCTGAAATGTGGCGTGCCGGCTGCCAGCGTAGCTCACGTCGGGGACCATTACGTGAAGGATTACCTCACGTCACGTTCGGTTGGAATCCATGGCTTCCTTTTAGACCGAAAAAACGAATTTGACCAACGTGATATCCCTAAAGAGCATCGGCTCTCATCACTGGATGAGCTGCCTGCACGACTTAAACAGCACATGGACGAATGCTAA
- the rab44 gene encoding uncharacterized protein rab44: MPGPSGKKRLSSRRRVIKHNETPEDLTVSDPSPAAQPEEKTDLTPLETHYLLSSEQKGNRRKLDSNQQSQRKYEVEQSSRATHHKPTEEVEQNVSREQHQTTPMIQTEEAIQIGFNKTDEYAAHLYAASTVDDVERPQPITETLHVDHHVQESGSLVNAEPYKPLEETGTTAEVVWCSAHSTVEKQLIHHAKVTAMPVHISPVTDSEKENTNEETDLLTLIEHSTEGMTFSTGTEIAPDKRYYDEIRNHNEQADYPLTVEELPVNAEQHEHFDISRVRVAQHPDIVIDYVKSLESDHVEVSQILIHDHKEDTLKKMEDQIMNQSELTVQIPKNKQEVQPSKEDMEVLDQEDENDHICSTNMELLIHVDNTEHRQPQENDHDAHMVCDEEQSPERVVSGIEKRELSSQSEQPQKSFVVDSQGEHNNMSADVPTESFSPARSRRKLGSSRRNKRSPVKDFDPFSELKDTVSAEETRDDTNHPDLSRKTTELVSEETLPIEIDTLGTIEGEDMRDLVWKTNRHPNSAQLLSDRSNSTETPVELDFEPNVEPKPKAVEENATPKTQNRNVEDGYFLSQPPLDALVSSPTPEMTSLNDDANTEDHGPPKAETSTTEVQHGEVLIKEFGSLEINQKEDSEMWMHEHEEDIEHQVEEIRETEKTKCHDSSLNPPVKQDEDTMKEDKMEDLDQRDEKEVLININTEDTPPQEHHMEAQMVSDVEQSPERVEESEVSSQSVQPDQSSVFHSQNEDNNASADVPTESFSPAGIRRKLGSSRRNKGSRVKDFDPFSELKDTVSAEETKDDTNHPDLSRKTTELVSKETLTIEIDTLGTIEGEDMSDLVWKTNRHPNSAQLLSDRSNSTETPVELDFEPNVEPKPKAVEENASPLTQSRNVEDGYFLSQPPLDALVSSPTPEMTSLNDDANTEDHGPPKAETSTAEVQHGEVLIKEFGSLEINQKEDSEMWMHEHEEDIERQVEEIRETEKTKCHDSSLNPLVKQEEDTMKEDKMEDLDQRDEKDVLININTEDTPPQEHHMEAQMVSDVEQSPEKIEESEVSSQSVQPDKSSVFHSQNEDNNASADVPTESFSPARSRRKLGSSRRNKGSRVHKVSAADTYIELKKEAEDDNNDPAETATLTLANTVRSNTICTADAHTEDSVAKATTASRKEEMSPKVEHCFSSSDASVECTEVKTEGNLTVATETAGQQASLQQSDPHFKPTQQVEMKVAVEDDEDKDDLRSEAEDLDQRTDSTSYVQEAEEPFSDQNLEDVSLQKESLATKVMHVLNADQEEIEQLQRESEEKPNPTPAPEAFALKLNYPMEPAVDACDTSVSDACQNQQEIHENQLNFQVKTSTKKRKLGSTRMRQINRKQEPQMDSLCGEIDMGGLENVGVLEGVPQKEALEDQRAASSCEMNKAEEYQELHSSTGESHMISAADVMPVLPEQSFSCRAEGSNPFTSQADDLSGNEKCIDAFEPNHVLGSDVYMITSVDTELHLNTRTTPSGTLGKDSTESPAEDQINPQELKTESGEAPDKNTETRSPNLSLTHKKRKMGSTRRNLGTISKVDLEQNLDVNNAHVHDVLTEPASPGEDIKLKPHSGYKDSEAINKNVVLSHSGDLQNTTSEHNLSPRDDLKETSPKLDVLSEVTLGGRRRKLGSHRKTRGGHQSQGDDLMMKDQPPAKTATTADDDDIVQNRKESENRETDTKPSSIIISSMSARSLTSQEMTHHDGVLLGHDSQKNISSVKPYNVVMVGDSSVGKTSFMRRAQNGKFLPDMPASVGLDTCLWTVVVEGKPVVLQLWDTAGQERFHSVTKQIFHRAHAFLLMYDITSSQSFTAVSYWASCIQEGAVDKNIPILLLGNKSDHAGRRVKTEEGQNFAKTFNSEFIECSAVTGDNVIQSLEAVARLLSHRDAGREETLVLHKEPPKKTTRCC, encoded by the exons ATGCCTGGCCCCAGCGGAAAAAAGAGACTTAGCTCTCGTCGGCGGGTGATAAAACACAACGAAACACCTGAGGATTTGACCGTATCAGACCCGTCACCTGCAGCACAACCAGAAGAAAAGACAGATCTGACCCCTTTGGAAACGCATTATCTACTTTCATCAGAACAGAAAGGCAACAGAAGAAAGCTAGACTCCAATcaacaaagtcaaagaaaatATGAAGTTGAGCAATCCTCTCGTGCAACACACCACAAACCTACAGAGGAAGTTGAGCAAAATGTGAGTAGAGAACAACACCAAACAACACCAATGATACAAACTGAAGAAGCCATTcaaataggatttaataagacaGATGAGTATGCAGCACATTTGTATGCAGCCTCCACAGTTGATGATGTGGAAAGGCCTCAGCCAATAACTGAAACTTTGCATGTGGACCATCATGTACAAGAGAGTGGCTCTCTAGTGAATGCTGAGCCCTATAAACCACTGGAAGAGACGGGCACAACTGCAGAAGTGGTTTGGTGCAGTGCACATTCTACAGTTGAGAAGCAACTAATCCACCACGCAAAGGTCACAGCCATGCCGGTCCATATTAGTCCAGTAACTGACTCAGAAAAGGAGAATACCAATGAAGAAACAGACCTGCTAACTCTCATCGAACATTCAACGGAAGGAATGACCTTTTCGACAGGAACAGAGATAGCCCCTGACAAAAGGTACTATGATGAAATCCGAAACCATAATGAGCAAGCAGACTACCCCTTGACAGTGGAGGAACTGCCTGTAAATGCGGAACAACATGAGCATTTTGACATTTCACGAGTCAGAGTTGCGCAGCATCCAGACATAGTGATTGACTATGTTAAATCATTGGAATCAGACCATGTGGAAGTCTCTCAGATCTTGATACATGACCATAAAGAAGATACTTTGAAAAAGATGGAAGATCAAATAATGAATCAATCTGAGTTGACTGTGCAAATCcctaaaaacaaacaggaagtgcagccTTCCAAAGAGGACATGGAGGTTTTAGACCAGGAAGATGAAAATGATCACATTTGTAGTACCAACATGGAGCTATTAATCCATGTGGACAATACTGAACATAGACAGCCCCAGGAAAATGATCATGACGCTCACATGGTCTGTGATGAGGAACAAAGTCCTGAAAGAGTCGTTAGTGGAATTGAGAAGAGGGAATTGTCCTCACAAAGCGAGCAACCACAGAAAAGTTTTGTTGTCGACTCGCAAGGTGAACACAACAATATGAGTGCAGATGTGCCAACAGAGTCCTTCAGTCCAGCTCGAAGCAGGAGAAAACTGGGTTCTAGTCGACGGAACAAAAGAAGCCCAGTAAAGGACTTTGACCCATTCAGTGAACTAAAAGACACTGTTTCTGCCGAAGAGACTAGAGATGACACAAATCATCCAGACCTTTCGAGAAAAACAACTGAATTGGTGTCAGAGGAAACTTTGCCGATTGAAATTGATACTTTAGGAACTATCGAAGGTGAAGACATGAGGGATTTAGTCTGGAAAACAAATAGACATCCCAACTCAGCCCAGCTTTTGAGTGACCGATCCAATTCCACAGAAACTCCAGTGGAGCTGGACTTTGAACCCAACGTTGAACCCAAACCAAAAGCAGTTGAGGAAAATGCAACTCCAAAGACGCAGAATAGAAACGTAGAGGACGGCTATTTTTTGAGTCAACCGCCTTTGGATGCACTGGTGTCTTCTCCCACACCAGAGATGACCAGCCTTAATGATGATGCAAACACTGAAGACCATGGACCACCAAAAGCAGAAACATCGACAACTGAGGTCCAACATGGCGAGGTTCTAATTAAAGAGTTTGGATCATTAGAAATCAACCAAAAGGAAGACTCTGAAATGTGGATGCATGAGCATGAAGAAGATATTGAACACCAAGTAGAGGAAATCAGAGAAACAGAAAAAACGAAATGTCATGATTCAAGTTTAAATCCACCTGTCAAACAGGATGAGGACACTATGAAGGAGGACAAGATGGAGGATTTGGACCAGAGAGATGAAAAAGAAGTATTAATCAACATAAATACAGAAGATACACCACCGCAGGAACACCACATGGAAGCTCAAATGGTGTCTGATGTGGAACAAAGTCCTGAGAGAGTCGAGGAGAGTGAAGTATCTTCACAAAGTGTGCAACCAGACCAAAGTTCTGTCTTCCACTCCCAAAATGAGGACAACAATGCAAGTGCAGATGTGCCAACAGAGTCCTTCAGTCCAGCTGGAATCAGGAGAAAACTGGGTTCTAGTCGACGGAACAAAGGAAGCCGTGTAAAGGACTTTGACCCATTCAGTGAACTAAAAGACACTGTTTCTGCTGAAGAGACTAAAGATGACACAAATCATCCAGACCTTTCGAGAAAAACAACTGAATTGGTGTCAAAGGAAACTTTGACGATTGAAATTGATACTTTAGGAACTATCGAAGGTGAAGACATGAGTGATTTAGTCTGGAAAACAAATAGACATCCCAACTCAGCCCAGCTTTTGAGTGACCGATCCAATTCCACAGAAACTCCAGTGGAGCTGGACTTTGAACCCAACGTTGAACCCAAACCAAAAGCAGTAGAGGAAAATGCATCTCCATTGACGCAGAGTAGAAACGTAGAGGACGGCTATTTTTTGAGTCAACCTCCTTTGGATGCACTGGTGTCTTCTCCCACACCAGAGATGACCAGCCTTAATGATGATGCAAACACTGAAGACCATGGACCACCAAAAGCAGAAACATCGACAGCTGAGGTCCAACATGGCGAGGTTCTAATTAAAGAGTTTGGATCATTAGAAATCAACCAAAAGGAAGACTCTGAAATGTGGATGCATGAGCATGAAGAAGATATTGAACGCCAAGTAGAGGAAATCAGAGAAACAGAAAAAACGAAATGTCATGATTCAAGTTTAAATCCACTTGTGAAACAGGAAGAGGACACTATGAAGGAGGACAAGATGGAAGATTTGGACCAGAGAGATGAAAAAGATGTATTAATCAACATAAATACAGAAGATACACCACCGCAGGAACACCACATGGAAGCTCAAATGGTGTCTGATGTGGAACAAAGTCCTGAGAAAATTGAGGAGAGTGAAGTATCTTCACAAAGTGTCCAACCAGACAAAAGTTCTGTCTTCCACTCCCAAAATGAGGACAACAATGCGAGTGCAGATGTGCCAACAGAGTCCTTCAGTCCAGCTAGAAGCAGGAGAAAACTGGGTTCTAGTCGCCGGAACAAAGGAAGCCGTGTACATAAGGTCTCTGCTGCTGACACAtacattgaattaaaaaaagaggCTGAAGATGACAATAATGATCCTGCAGAAACTGCGACATTGACGCTAGCTAACACTGTGAGATCAAATACCATCTGTACTGCAGATGCACACACTGAGGACAGTGTAGCCAAAGCCACAACTGCATCACGCAAAGAGGAAATGTCACCCAAAGTGGAACACTGTTTCAGCTCTTCAGATGCTTCTGTGGAGTGTACGGAAGTTAAGACGGAAGGCAATCTAACAGTTGCAACCGAGACAGCAGGGCAGCAAGCATCACTACAACAAAGTGATCCGCACTTTAAACCCACTCAGCAAGTGGAAATGAAAGTAGCAGTTGAAGACGATGAAGACAAAGATGATCTTCGATCTGAAGCCGAAGACTTGGATCAACGTACCGATAGCACTTCATATGTACAAGAGGCAGAAGAACCCTTTTCGGACCAAAACCTAGAAGATGTGTCTTTACAGAAAGAGTCACTGGCAACTAAAGTAATGCATGTTCTTAACGCTGACCAGGAAGAAATTGAACAACTGCAAAGGGAATCTGAGGAAAAACCAAATCCAACACCGGCTCCTGAAGCCTTTGCTTTGAAGTTAAACTATCCTATGGAACCAGCAGTGGATGCATGTGACACAAGCGTCTCTGACGCATGTCAGAACCAGCAGGAGATACATGAAAACCAATTGAACTTCCAAGTTAAAACCAGTACCAAGAAGAGGAAGCTGGGTTCCACTCGTATGCGTCAAATCAACAGGAAACAAGAACCACAGATGGATAGCTTGTGCGGAGAAATTGATATGGGAGGTTTGGAAAACGTGGGAGTGTTGGAGGGTGTTCCACAGAAGGAAGCGTTAGAAGATCAAAGGGCAGCTTCATCGTGCGAAATGAACAAGGCTGAAGAATACCAGGAGCTTCACAGCAGTACAGGAGAAAGCCACATGATATCAGCCGCAGATGTCATGCCTGTCCTTCCAGAACAGTCGTTCAGCTGTCGTGCAGAAGGTTCTAATCCCTTTACTTCCCAGGCAGATGATTTAAGTGGAAATGAGAAGTGTATTGATGCATTTGAACCCAATCATGTTTTGGGTTCTGATGTTTACATGATAACATCTGTGGACACTGAGCTGCATCTGAATACTAGAACCACACCAAGTGGAACTCTAGGCAAAGATTCAACAGAATCACCTGCAGAAGATCAAATAAATCCACAAGAACTAAAGACTGAGAGCGGGGAAGCGCCTGATAAAAACACAGAGACAAGAAGTCCTAATTTGAGCTtgacacataaaaaaagaaaaatgggcTCCACACGCAGAAATCTGGGCACCATATCAAAGGTGGACTTGGAGCAAAATCTGGATGTGAATAATGCCCATGTCCATGATGTTCTCACTGAACCTGCCAGTCCGGGTGAAGACATAAAGTTGAAGCCTCATTCAGGATACAAAGACTCTGAAGCAATCAATAAGAATGTTGTCCTCAGCCACTCTGGTGATCTTCAAAACACAACCTCAGAGCATAATTTATCTCCACGTGATGATCTCAAAGAAACATCACCCAAACTTGATGTGCTGTCAGAAGTGACACTTGGAGGGCGAAGAAGGAAACTGGGGTCCCATCGGAAGACACGAGGAGGACACCAAAGTCAAGGAGACGACTTGATGATGAAAGATCAGCCTCCAGCGAAAACAGCAACCACGGCAGACGATGATGACATCGTTCAAAACCGTAAAGAATCAGAG AATCGTGAGACGGACACCaaaccatcatccatcatcatctccTCAATGTCTGCCAG AAGCCTGACGTCTCAGGAAATGACCCACCACGATGGAGTCCTCCTGGGTCATGACAGCCAGAAGAATATTTCTTCAG TCAAACCCTACAACGTCGTCATGGTTGGAGACAGCTCCGTTGGCAAGACCTCCTTCATGAGACGAGCTCAGAACGGGAAGTTTCTTCCGGACATGCCTGCCTCTGTGG GTCTGGATACGTGCTTGTGGACCGTGGTCGTGGAGGGGAAACCCGTGGTGCTGCAATTGTGGGATACAGCAGGGCAAGAGAG ATTTCACAGTGTCACCAAGCAGATATTTCACAGAGCTCATGCATTTCTCCTGATGTACGACATCACTTCCTCGCAAAGCTTCACCGCCGTCTCCTACTGGGCAAGCTGCATTCAG GAGGGGGCTgtggacaaaaacattccaatttTACTTCTTGGAAATAAAAGCGACCATGCAGGACGTCGTGTTAAAACCGAAGAGGGGCAGAATTTTGCAAAG ACGTTCAACTCCGAGTTCATTGAGTGTAGCGCCGTCACCGGCGACAACGTGATTCAGTCTTTGGAGGCAGTTGCCAG GTTGTTGAGTCACAGAGATGCTGGACGAGAGGAAACCTTGGTGTTACACAAAGAGCCTCCCAAGAAAACAACGAGATGTTGCTGA
- the tgfa gene encoding protransforming growth factor alpha isoform X2, translated as MTRIFWDAIFLISGSLFTIGAGQSNSTGLEGNIAIGADAAAAALNASASRRAAVSTVTSWNFSFGPKRSGVSDATISIPSTPTMMATRGLASGSSTPDGATTTSNTPPVKKFVAAAVRSHFDDCPDSHRHFCFHGTCRFLILEETPACICHPGFVGMRCEHADLLAVVATNHHQQTVATVLVLCVIGCVLIIVLCTLLNCWWRQECRKRRRPHHFIPEEKSVYILKHGAPCYPSESVV; from the exons ATGACTCGGATATTCTGGGATGCGATTTTCCTTATCAGCG GGTCACTGTTTACAATAGGAGCAGGACAAAGCAACTCCACAGGTCTGGAAGGCAATATCGCTATCGGTGctgacgccgccgccgctgctctTAACGCCTCGGCaagccgccgtgcagccgtctcCACTGTTACCA GTTGGAACTTTTCATTCGGACCAAAGCGAAGCGGCGTTTCAGACGCCACTATCTCCATCCCGTCTACGCCCACAATGATGGCTACACGGGGTTTGGCCAGCGGCTCATCAACACCTGATGGCGCGACGACAACTTCTAACACCCCGCCTGTGAAAA AGTTCGTGGCAGCGGCTGTCCGCTCTCACTTTGACGACTGCCCTGACTCCCATCGCCACTTCTGTTTCCACGGGACCTGCCGCTTCCTGATATTGGAGGAGACGCCAGCGTGTAT ATGCCATCCCGGCTTCGTTGGGATGAGGTGCGAGCACGCAGACCTGCTGGCTGTCGTCGCCACCAACCACCACCAGCAGACCGTAGCCACAGTGCTGGTGTTGTGTGTGATCGGCTGCGTCCTCATCATTGTCTTGTGCACGCTGCTAAA TTGCTGGTGGAGGCAGGAATGCCGCAAGAGGCGACGCCCTCACCACTTCATCCCTGAAGAAAAATCCGTTTACATCCTGAAGCATGGAGCGCCATGTTACCCTTCCGAGAGCG TGGTGTGA
- the tgfa gene encoding protransforming growth factor alpha isoform X1, whose product MTRIFWDAIFLISGTFSMSVVLNGSLFTIGAGQSNSTGLEGNIAIGADAAAAALNASASRRAAVSTVTSWNFSFGPKRSGVSDATISIPSTPTMMATRGLASGSSTPDGATTTSNTPPVKKFVAAAVRSHFDDCPDSHRHFCFHGTCRFLILEETPACICHPGFVGMRCEHADLLAVVATNHHQQTVATVLVLCVIGCVLIIVLCTLLNCWWRQECRKRRRPHHFIPEEKSVYILKHGAPCYPSESVV is encoded by the exons ATGACTCGGATATTCTGGGATGCGATTTTCCTTATCAGCG GTACTTTTAGTATGTCTGTGGTACTAAATG GGTCACTGTTTACAATAGGAGCAGGACAAAGCAACTCCACAGGTCTGGAAGGCAATATCGCTATCGGTGctgacgccgccgccgctgctctTAACGCCTCGGCaagccgccgtgcagccgtctcCACTGTTACCA GTTGGAACTTTTCATTCGGACCAAAGCGAAGCGGCGTTTCAGACGCCACTATCTCCATCCCGTCTACGCCCACAATGATGGCTACACGGGGTTTGGCCAGCGGCTCATCAACACCTGATGGCGCGACGACAACTTCTAACACCCCGCCTGTGAAAA AGTTCGTGGCAGCGGCTGTCCGCTCTCACTTTGACGACTGCCCTGACTCCCATCGCCACTTCTGTTTCCACGGGACCTGCCGCTTCCTGATATTGGAGGAGACGCCAGCGTGTAT ATGCCATCCCGGCTTCGTTGGGATGAGGTGCGAGCACGCAGACCTGCTGGCTGTCGTCGCCACCAACCACCACCAGCAGACCGTAGCCACAGTGCTGGTGTTGTGTGTGATCGGCTGCGTCCTCATCATTGTCTTGTGCACGCTGCTAAA TTGCTGGTGGAGGCAGGAATGCCGCAAGAGGCGACGCCCTCACCACTTCATCCCTGAAGAAAAATCCGTTTACATCCTGAAGCATGGAGCGCCATGTTACCCTTCCGAGAGCG TGGTGTGA
- the trub2 gene encoding mitochondrial mRNA pseudouridine synthase TRUB2 has product MATPAAHMFRRLEGLFCVYKPSGIPWKLVRDTIETKLLKGLDASPSLPLPQKIRFLPQPDSNNLTPKGLTVVSVPVLSEHPLVTGPEFKQIRVGVGHRLDTLSSGVLVLGVGNANKVLNELHNYPVTRDYTLEGEFGTATDDFSHTGRVVERSTYDHITQDKLDRVLAMLQGANQKALLTYANVDMRSQEAYEMAVQGLLGPDGKSPPILTGIRCIRFQPPKFTLEVQCLNETQKYLRKVVHEIGLELRSTAVCKGVRRTRDGVFTLQDALTRDQWTPGDVMGAVRQYHAVKKNKLSNSTSRIHKYKTQDQKDDDAGEEMHSSG; this is encoded by the exons ATGGCAACCCCTGCTGCTCACATGTTCCGAAGATTGGAgggtttgttttgtgtttacaaaCCCTCTGGTATCCCATGGAAACTCGTGAGGGACACAATCGAGACCAAGCTCCTTAAAG GTTTAGATGCGTCGCCTTCGCTGCCTCTTCCTCAGAAGATCCGCTTTTTGCCACAACCAGACAGCAACAACCTGACACCCAAGGGACTAACAGTAGTCTCTGTACCCGTCCTGTCGGAACACCCTCTGG TAACCGGCCCTGAATTCAAGCAAATTCGAGTTGGTGTAGGCCATCGTTTGGATACATTATCTTCTGGCGTTCTGG TTCTCGGTGTCGGGAATGCTAACAAAGTGCTGAATGAGCTCCACAACTACCCAGTGACCAGG GATTACACACTGGAGGGTGAGTTTGGGACTGCTACAGATGACTTCTCGCACACAGGACGTGTTGTGGAAAGATCCACCTATG ATCATATAACGCAAGATAAGCTGGACAGAGTTTTGGCAATGCTGCAGGGAGCAAATCAGAAGGCCTTGTTAAC ATACGCCAACGTAGACATGCGTTCACAGGAAGCCTACGAAATGGCCGTGCAAGGCTTGCTTGGTCCAGACGGGAAGTCGCCGCCTATTTTAACGGGCATAAGATGCATTCGTTTCCAGCCTCCCAAATTCACTCTGG AGGTGCAGTGCCTCAATGAAACGCAGAAATACCTCCGCAAAGTGGTGCACGAGATCGGACTGGAGTTACGCAGCACAGCTGTCTGCAAGGGAGTTCGCCGCACGAGAGACGGCGTCTTCACTCTGCAGGATGCTCTAACCCGCGACCAGTGGACTCCTGGTGACGTAATGGGCGCCGTGCGACAGTACCATGCTGTTAAGAAGAACAAATTATCCAATAGCACATCAAGGATACACAAGTACAAAACTCAGGATCAAAAAGACGATGACGCCGGAGAAGAAATGCATTCAAGTGGATGA